A region of uncultured Anaeromusa sp. DNA encodes the following proteins:
- the hypD gene encoding hydrogenase formation protein HypD, with amino-acid sequence MFKTPEEIRRTATAAVQEVERLAVRPLRLMEVCGTHTVAIFRHGLRQLLPEAVELVSGPGCPVCVTPTSYMDLALAYAEQPKALIATFGDMLRVPGSFSSLEEAKSRGADIHTVYSPLESLELAERFPEKRVIFLGVGFETTAPLTAACVQEAARRQLSNWLILPAHKLVPPALASLLQDQASRVDGLILPGHVAVVTGTEVFSDLPVPSVVAGFEALDILEAIVRLVRQAAQGEVRLENAYRRVVRSEGNVLAQSMVAEVYEPVDSAWRGLGVLAQSGLRVRRKFSRWDATQAWPLSVPESREAAGCCCGEVLKGRMQPTQCPLFGRACTPLQPVGACMVSVEGVCAAWYKYGAGRWSP; translated from the coding sequence ATGTTCAAGACGCCTGAAGAAATACGTCGTACCGCAACGGCGGCGGTACAAGAAGTAGAGCGTCTGGCGGTGAGGCCGCTACGGCTGATGGAGGTTTGCGGTACCCATACGGTGGCCATTTTTCGTCATGGCTTGCGGCAATTGCTGCCGGAAGCGGTTGAATTGGTCAGCGGCCCCGGATGTCCGGTGTGTGTTACGCCAACTTCTTATATGGATCTGGCTTTGGCGTATGCAGAGCAGCCGAAGGCGCTGATTGCCACTTTCGGCGATATGCTGCGCGTGCCGGGTTCGTTTTCCAGCTTGGAAGAGGCAAAAAGCCGCGGGGCGGATATTCATACGGTGTATTCGCCGCTGGAAAGCTTGGAACTGGCGGAACGGTTTCCTGAAAAACGCGTGATCTTTCTCGGCGTCGGCTTTGAGACGACGGCGCCACTGACGGCGGCCTGCGTTCAGGAAGCGGCTCGCCGTCAATTATCTAATTGGCTGATTTTGCCGGCGCACAAATTAGTGCCGCCGGCATTGGCTTCGTTGCTGCAAGATCAAGCGAGCCGGGTGGATGGCTTGATCTTGCCAGGGCATGTGGCGGTGGTCACCGGCACGGAAGTGTTTTCGGATTTGCCGGTGCCGTCGGTCGTGGCCGGTTTTGAAGCGTTGGATATTTTGGAAGCGATCGTCCGGCTAGTGCGTCAGGCGGCGCAAGGAGAAGTACGTCTGGAAAATGCATATCGCCGCGTGGTTCGTTCGGAGGGGAATGTTTTGGCTCAATCTATGGTAGCCGAGGTATATGAACCAGTGGACTCCGCTTGGCGTGGCTTGGGCGTGCTGGCGCAGTCCGGCCTGCGTGTGCGACGGAAATTTTCACGCTGGGATGCTACTCAAGCTTGGCCGCTGTCGGTGCCGGAAAGCCGAGAAGCGGCAGGGTGCTGCTGCGGCGAAGTGCTGAAAGGACGTATGCAGCCGACACAATGTCCGTTGTTTGGAAGGGCGTGTACGCCGCTGCAGCCGGTGGGAGCCTGTATGGTATCGGTGGAAGGCGTATGTGCAGCTTGGTATAAATACGGAGCAGGAAGGTGGTCCCCGTGA
- a CDS encoding HAMP domain-containing protein, translating into MKRLRQLSIYYKINGITISMLVFFMLFSGWLVRGFTADVLGKQIEQRGLETAIYIATLSADDVVVDNYFALHERINTKKNNTEDVRYIIIADHAGNPLAHTFGAVLPAGLPGNTAELLVEGADHSVNLFDSNEGPVREVVAPIDSNANIGFVRVGMSERNMQLWLDRKIRELLVWSLLIGLLAVSFATRMAHVIMRPVGHLLSAVRAIRGGDYSARAKVEAADEMGQLAHAFNDMATSLQQKEAENDRLLDALREKEARRAELIKRLFSVQEEERKRISRELHDSTGQSITSLLVYMKLLLSKTVDEKQRELLLGARDVVAGVLEDMKQMVVDLRPPILDDHGIVAAMAKYLQAWGEQVGVEVSFRAPEDKLIVSDETGLALYRVLQESLTNVARHAQALEWTWFWAWWQGS; encoded by the coding sequence ATGAAGCGTCTGAGACAGTTGAGCATTTACTACAAAATCAACGGTATTACTATCAGCATGCTAGTATTTTTCATGCTGTTTTCCGGCTGGTTGGTGCGCGGTTTTACGGCGGATGTCCTCGGAAAGCAGATTGAACAGCGCGGTTTGGAAACGGCGATTTATATCGCTACGCTCAGCGCTGATGACGTAGTCGTGGACAACTATTTCGCTTTGCATGAGCGTATTAATACGAAAAAAAATAATACGGAAGATGTGCGCTATATTATTATCGCTGATCATGCCGGAAATCCGTTGGCGCATACTTTTGGAGCCGTGCTGCCTGCGGGGCTGCCTGGAAATACAGCGGAGCTTTTGGTTGAGGGCGCGGATCATTCTGTGAATTTGTTTGACAGCAATGAAGGGCCGGTGCGGGAAGTAGTAGCTCCCATTGACAGCAATGCCAATATCGGCTTTGTGCGTGTCGGCATGTCGGAGCGGAATATGCAGCTTTGGCTGGACCGGAAAATTCGGGAGCTTTTAGTGTGGTCCCTGCTTATCGGCTTGCTTGCTGTCTCGTTTGCTACACGGATGGCGCATGTCATCATGCGGCCTGTAGGACATTTGCTCAGTGCGGTGCGGGCTATTCGCGGCGGAGACTACTCGGCGCGGGCTAAGGTGGAAGCGGCTGACGAAATGGGACAGTTGGCGCACGCTTTTAATGATATGGCGACCTCGTTGCAACAAAAAGAGGCGGAAAATGACAGGCTGCTGGATGCGTTGCGTGAAAAGGAAGCGCGGCGCGCCGAATTAATCAAACGGCTCTTTAGCGTGCAGGAAGAAGAGCGGAAACGCATCTCACGGGAATTGCATGACAGCACGGGACAGTCGATAACCTCCTTGTTGGTATACATGAAACTGTTGCTTTCCAAAACGGTTGATGAAAAGCAACGGGAGCTGCTGCTGGGAGCCCGGGATGTAGTGGCTGGTGTTTTAGAAGATATGAAACAAATGGTCGTAGACCTGCGACCGCCCATTTTGGACGACCACGGCATTGTAGCCGCTATGGCTAAGTACTTGCAGGCCTGGGGCGAGCAAGTTGGCGTAGAGGTGTCTTTCCGGGCGCCGGAGGATAAGCTGATTGTCAGTGATGAAACTGGTCTGGCCTTATATCGGGTGTTGCAGGAAAGCTTAACCAATGTAGCAAGGCATGCGCAGGCGCTAGAGTGGACGTGGTTTTGGGCTTGGTGGCAGGGGAGTTGA
- a CDS encoding ATP-binding protein, which translates to MDVVLGLVAGELTLEVSDDGVGIAPGRLEDARKNNHMGVFGMRERVELLGGRLLVRSQPGGGATVCVRLPALWEGSGVNEESHTDYSGR; encoded by the coding sequence GTGGACGTGGTTTTGGGCTTGGTGGCAGGGGAGTTGACGCTGGAAGTCAGTGATGACGGCGTAGGTATTGCCCCGGGACGTCTAGAAGACGCTCGGAAAAACAACCATATGGGCGTTTTCGGCATGCGCGAGCGTGTGGAGCTGCTGGGAGGCAGACTGCTGGTTCGTTCGCAGCCTGGCGGCGGTGCGACGGTTTGTGTGCGGTTGCCTGCATTATGGGAAGGAAGTGGAGTCAATGAAGAATCGCATACGGATTATTCTGGCCGATGA
- a CDS encoding anaerobic glycerol-3-phosphate dehydrogenase subunit C, which produces MAKHRINPDDCIACTTCVAHCPVTAATRKFRGPKMLGPALERFRISEEDYEPSLEYCSNCKNCDLSCPSGVPVSTLNMLAKAAYYKKNPQSMRDHMLSHGENMAKMVNAIPFGAALANVSMHNPVSRAAMKQIGISDKAPMPTYAATSFASWFKAQKQTPCEEKVVFFPGCFINYNQPQVGKDLVAVLQHNGIEVIVPDEFVCCGSPLVTGGYLEEAESNARKNAAEIGKWAAKGYKILTACTSCGLMLNQEYQELFPAIEGLAQNAVSLYDAFEFLAERAEEGKLKTDFASVSEHFMYHVPCHLRVQGIGLPALTLLRQIPGLSIEEADAGCCGISGNYGFRDEKYEISMAVGAELFQRIKDSGVKTVVCDCGTCRLQIGHGSGAATAHPVSILRKAYQL; this is translated from the coding sequence ATGGCAAAACATCGGATCAATCCGGACGATTGCATTGCCTGCACTACCTGTGTGGCGCATTGTCCTGTAACAGCGGCCACCCGCAAATTCCGCGGGCCTAAAATGTTGGGGCCGGCTTTGGAACGCTTCCGCATTTCAGAGGAAGATTACGAACCGTCGTTGGAATATTGCTCAAACTGCAAGAACTGCGACTTATCCTGCCCCTCTGGCGTGCCAGTTTCTACGCTGAACATGTTGGCTAAGGCCGCATACTACAAGAAGAATCCCCAGAGCATGCGGGATCATATGCTTTCACATGGCGAAAACATGGCCAAAATGGTTAATGCTATTCCCTTTGGTGCAGCGCTGGCTAATGTAAGTATGCACAACCCCGTGTCCAGGGCGGCAATGAAGCAAATCGGCATTTCCGACAAAGCTCCTATGCCGACCTATGCTGCGACCAGTTTTGCAAGCTGGTTCAAAGCCCAGAAGCAAACCCCATGCGAAGAAAAAGTCGTCTTTTTCCCAGGTTGCTTTATCAACTACAATCAACCGCAAGTCGGCAAGGACTTGGTAGCGGTACTGCAGCATAACGGCATTGAAGTGATTGTGCCGGATGAATTCGTCTGCTGTGGTTCGCCGCTGGTAACCGGCGGCTATCTGGAGGAAGCGGAAAGCAATGCTCGGAAAAATGCAGCAGAGATTGGCAAATGGGCGGCTAAAGGCTATAAGATACTCACGGCCTGCACCAGTTGCGGTCTGATGCTGAATCAAGAATACCAAGAATTGTTTCCTGCAATTGAAGGCTTGGCGCAAAATGCTGTGTCTTTGTATGACGCCTTTGAATTTTTGGCGGAGCGCGCCGAAGAAGGCAAGTTGAAAACTGACTTCGCGTCGGTATCAGAACATTTTATGTACCATGTTCCTTGCCATTTGCGGGTGCAGGGCATCGGCTTGCCCGCGTTGACGTTGTTGCGGCAAATTCCCGGCTTGTCCATCGAAGAAGCCGATGCCGGCTGCTGCGGCATTTCCGGCAACTATGGTTTCCGTGATGAAAAATACGAAATCTCCATGGCTGTTGGCGCTGAACTTTTTCAACGCATCAAAGACAGCGGCGTAAAAACGGTAGTCTGCGACTGCGGGACATGCCGGTTGCAGATCGGCCATGGCAGCGGTGCCGCAACAGCGCATCCTGTCAGTATTTTGCGCAAGGCGTACCAATTATAA
- the glpA gene encoding anaerobic glycerol-3-phosphate dehydrogenase subunit GlpA, protein MDQATVVVIGGGATGTGIFRDLAMRGVDVVLLEQKDLAYGTSSRFHGLLHSGGRYAVKDAEAARECIEENKLLRTVAKHCVEETEGLFVRLPEDDEAFEHKWVDACAAAGIETTQISKTEALRLEPNLTGKLVSAYKVPDSAIDGFRLVWQNVQSGRRYGGRVYTYSEVVGVEQSNGKVTGVTVRNTLNGQESKISCEFLVSAAGSWVGELAALAGIKVHVQPDRGTLIAFNHRFTNRVVNRLRPAGDADIFVPHGSIVILGTTSSPAELPDDTIPKAEEVLAMLEVGEKMFEDVRSYRLLRAFTGTRPLYSADPSAIGRAASRNFTILDHSKEGLQGFASIVGGKFTTYRLMAEKMADFVCAHLGVTTPCRTAVEPLVSDVDAATMARARKAFPAFGSRLAADRLGDSLGPVVEAMEKDPAKSQLVCECELVTLAEVEHVASDATSHQLTDVRRRTRMGMGTCQGAFCGLRGVGAIQTAGLFPEREPVDLFHDFLQGRWNGIRPMLWGKQVKEAELMRGIYEGTLNVRGEVPGHEK, encoded by the coding sequence ATGGATCAGGCGACAGTGGTAGTCATTGGCGGAGGTGCCACAGGCACGGGAATTTTCCGCGATTTGGCCATGCGTGGCGTGGATGTCGTATTGCTGGAACAAAAGGATTTGGCGTATGGAACCAGCTCGCGGTTTCATGGCTTGCTGCATAGCGGCGGCCGCTATGCAGTCAAGGATGCCGAGGCGGCGCGGGAGTGCATTGAGGAGAATAAGCTGCTGCGAACGGTAGCGAAACATTGCGTAGAGGAAACAGAAGGTCTCTTTGTCCGCCTGCCGGAAGATGACGAAGCTTTTGAGCACAAATGGGTGGACGCCTGTGCGGCGGCAGGAATTGAAACAACGCAGATTTCCAAGACGGAGGCGCTGCGATTAGAGCCCAATCTGACCGGAAAATTGGTCAGCGCTTACAAAGTTCCTGATTCGGCCATTGACGGGTTTCGGCTGGTTTGGCAGAATGTGCAGTCTGGACGCCGTTACGGCGGCCGAGTATATACCTACTCCGAAGTGGTCGGCGTAGAACAGAGCAACGGCAAGGTAACTGGGGTAACTGTACGCAACACCTTGAACGGCCAGGAAAGCAAGATTTCTTGCGAGTTCTTGGTAAGTGCCGCCGGTTCCTGGGTTGGCGAATTGGCTGCTTTAGCAGGTATTAAAGTGCATGTTCAGCCTGACCGCGGCACGTTGATTGCGTTTAACCACCGTTTTACCAATCGCGTTGTTAATCGTCTGCGGCCAGCAGGGGACGCCGACATTTTCGTGCCTCACGGTTCCATTGTCATTTTGGGAACCACCTCTTCGCCGGCGGAGCTGCCGGACGATACCATTCCGAAGGCCGAGGAAGTGCTGGCGATGCTGGAAGTGGGCGAGAAAATGTTTGAAGACGTGCGAAGCTATCGCTTACTGCGCGCATTCACCGGCACGCGTCCTCTCTATAGTGCGGACCCGTCGGCTATTGGCCGGGCGGCTTCTCGTAACTTCACGATTTTGGATCATAGCAAAGAGGGCTTGCAGGGGTTTGCCAGCATCGTAGGCGGCAAGTTTACGACCTATCGCTTGATGGCAGAAAAAATGGCCGACTTTGTTTGCGCCCACTTGGGCGTTACTACTCCCTGCCGAACGGCAGTAGAGCCGCTGGTTTCTGATGTGGACGCAGCCACAATGGCTCGCGCACGCAAAGCCTTCCCGGCATTCGGTTCGCGCTTGGCGGCCGACCGCTTGGGAGATTCCCTGGGGCCCGTCGTGGAAGCCATGGAAAAAGATCCGGCTAAGAGCCAGTTAGTATGCGAGTGCGAGTTGGTTACCTTGGCCGAAGTAGAACATGTGGCGTCTGACGCTACCAGCCATCAGTTGACTGACGTGCGTCGCCGGACTCGTATGGGCATGGGGACTTGTCAAGGTGCTTTCTGCGGTTTGCGCGGCGTTGGTGCGATTCAAACCGCTGGCTTGTTTCCAGAACGGGAACCTGTCGATTTGTTCCATGATTTTCTTCAGGGCCGCTGGAACGGCATTCGGCCGATGCTCTGGGGCAAACAGGTAAAAGAAGCCGAGTTGATGCGCGGCATCTACGAAGGAACGCTGAATGTGAGAGGAGAAGTGCCGGGACATGAAAAGTGA
- the phnD gene encoding phosphate/phosphite/phosphonate ABC transporter substrate-binding protein — MRKIGLLCCWLLALCGMLAGCGPQYAGYIDFSKGTKVAVPAVTTEEKPLRIAITSVLSPQETIGYYRQLADHVTREMGRPMVLVQRKTYEELNSLLANDQVDLVFLSTGAYAAYRGITPIEMLVMVEWQGHSQYRTEVIVHKDSSYQNLEDLRGKVFAFTDPLSLSGHVMVTNYLWERQEGPEKYFRRYIYTSSHDKSIWAVANRVVDGACMDSMVYEYAQEKNPDLAAQIKVIAQFPPTPTGPVVVNRHLPLEQRQRLQQVFLHMHEHPELHEAMRSLQTDRYVPPRPEEYEPLRELYDHMRGLS; from the coding sequence ATGAGAAAGATTGGACTTTTATGTTGTTGGCTTTTAGCGCTTTGCGGCATGTTGGCGGGCTGTGGACCTCAATATGCAGGTTATATTGATTTCTCCAAAGGCACTAAGGTGGCGGTACCGGCAGTGACAACGGAAGAAAAGCCGTTACGCATTGCTATTACGTCGGTGTTGTCGCCGCAGGAAACCATAGGATATTATCGGCAATTGGCGGACCATGTGACGCGCGAAATGGGGCGGCCGATGGTATTGGTGCAACGAAAAACCTACGAGGAACTCAATTCGCTTTTGGCGAACGATCAAGTGGATTTGGTATTCCTTTCTACCGGCGCCTATGCGGCTTATCGGGGGATTACGCCGATCGAGATGCTGGTGATGGTGGAATGGCAAGGCCATTCCCAGTACCGCACAGAAGTAATCGTCCATAAGGATAGCTCTTATCAAAATTTAGAGGATTTGCGGGGCAAGGTGTTTGCTTTTACCGATCCCTTGAGCCTTTCAGGGCACGTGATGGTGACAAACTATCTGTGGGAACGACAAGAGGGGCCGGAAAAGTATTTCCGACGCTATATCTATACCTCCAGTCATGATAAGTCGATTTGGGCTGTGGCTAACCGTGTAGTAGACGGGGCCTGCATGGACAGCATGGTGTATGAATATGCGCAAGAGAAGAATCCGGATTTAGCGGCTCAGATCAAGGTGATTGCGCAATTTCCGCCTACGCCGACAGGGCCTGTAGTGGTTAATAGGCATTTACCTTTGGAACAGCGGCAACGATTGCAGCAAGTGTTTTTGCACATGCACGAACATCCGGAACTTCATGAAGCTATGCGTTCACTGCAGACGGACCGATATGTGCCGCCGCGGCCGGAAGAATACGAACCGTTGCGGGAACTGTACGATCATATGCGAGGTCTGTCATGA
- the hypE gene encoding hydrogenase expression/formation protein HypE, with protein sequence MKEEQIRMAHGAGGRLSRLLVEEVIRPYFSNEVLDVMHDAALLPQQDGRLAFTTDSYVVKPLFFPGGDIGRLAVCGTVNDLAVSGAKPLYLSMALVLEEGLPLITLRRVLTSMAQTAKEAGILIVTGDTKVVERGAVDGLFINTAGVGVVPDGRDVTARRARAGQHILISGFLGDHALAVMAERHGLTLPETVWSDCAPLAAMLQEVLAEVPQVAVMRDPTRGGLATTLQEISMQGGVSMELEEALLPVRVEVKAACDLLGFDPLYMANEGKCLLLVEPEDSETVLRILQKHVYGRDACRIGKVTKGMGGKVGVRTLVGGMRLLSQLEGDQLPRIC encoded by the coding sequence GTGAAGGAGGAGCAAATTCGCATGGCCCATGGGGCCGGTGGCAGGTTAAGCCGCCTTTTGGTAGAAGAAGTGATTCGGCCATATTTTAGCAATGAGGTATTGGATGTTATGCACGATGCGGCCTTATTGCCCCAGCAGGATGGGCGGTTGGCTTTTACCACGGACTCGTATGTAGTAAAGCCGCTGTTTTTTCCTGGCGGAGATATTGGTCGTCTTGCTGTATGCGGCACAGTGAATGATTTAGCGGTCAGCGGAGCTAAACCGCTGTATTTGAGCATGGCTTTGGTGTTGGAGGAAGGACTGCCACTGATCACGCTGCGTCGCGTGTTGACGTCTATGGCCCAGACGGCTAAAGAGGCCGGAATTCTGATTGTTACAGGGGATACGAAGGTTGTGGAGCGAGGTGCGGTGGACGGTTTGTTCATAAATACCGCCGGAGTGGGCGTTGTGCCGGACGGGCGGGATGTTACTGCGCGTCGGGCCAGAGCGGGACAGCATATTTTAATCAGCGGCTTTTTAGGAGACCATGCATTGGCGGTCATGGCGGAACGTCATGGACTGACATTGCCGGAAACGGTATGGAGTGATTGCGCTCCGTTGGCAGCTATGCTGCAAGAGGTGTTAGCCGAAGTTCCACAAGTAGCCGTGATGAGGGATCCTACACGAGGCGGCTTAGCGACAACCTTGCAAGAAATTTCTATGCAAGGAGGCGTGTCCATGGAGTTAGAGGAGGCCTTACTGCCTGTTCGGGTGGAAGTGAAAGCAGCGTGTGATTTGCTTGGCTTTGATCCCTTGTATATGGCGAACGAGGGGAAATGTCTTCTGCTAGTAGAACCGGAAGATAGTGAAACCGTCTTGCGTATTTTACAAAAACATGTATACGGACGGGATGCTTGTCGCATAGGAAAGGTGACTAAAGGAATGGGAGGAAAAGTTGGTGTCAGGACTTTAGTCGGAGGAATGAGACTTTTGAGCCAATTAGAAGGGGACCAATTGCCAAGAATTTGCTGA
- a CDS encoding response regulator transcription factor: MKNRIRIILADDHSVLRVGLKMLLESESHFSVVGEAADGEELLILLEKTAVDVVVVDLSMPKMGGLECIKEIRSRGMDVKILVLTMFGDETYIREVMQAGANGYVEKQAVDAELFAALKAVAAGQFYLSSKNSQALLNSLFTAAPRPSGQDPYEVLSVREREVLKLLVRGYSLSEIGAKLFLSVKTVDTYKTRLMEKLGLNKKSELVEYSLKHGLLSTKDI; this comes from the coding sequence ATGAAGAATCGCATACGGATTATTCTGGCCGATGATCATAGCGTGTTGCGTGTGGGATTAAAAATGCTGCTGGAAAGCGAATCTCATTTTTCCGTCGTCGGCGAGGCGGCAGATGGGGAGGAACTACTGATTCTGTTGGAAAAAACCGCTGTCGACGTGGTGGTGGTGGACTTGTCCATGCCCAAGATGGGCGGCCTGGAATGCATCAAGGAAATTCGCAGCCGAGGCATGGATGTAAAAATACTGGTTTTGACCATGTTTGGCGATGAAACCTATATCCGCGAGGTCATGCAAGCTGGCGCCAACGGTTATGTGGAAAAACAGGCAGTGGACGCAGAACTGTTTGCGGCCTTAAAGGCGGTAGCGGCGGGACAGTTTTATTTGAGTTCTAAAAACTCACAGGCGTTGTTGAACTCTCTCTTTACGGCGGCGCCGCGTCCCAGCGGACAGGATCCTTATGAGGTTCTCAGCGTTCGCGAACGGGAAGTGCTGAAGCTGTTAGTACGGGGCTATTCGCTGTCAGAAATCGGGGCTAAGCTTTTTCTGAGTGTAAAAACAGTGGATACCTATAAAACGCGGCTGATGGAAAAATTGGGTTTAAATAAAAAAAGCGAGCTTGTGGAATATTCTTTGAAGCATGGGTTATTGTCAACAAAAGATATTTAG
- a CDS encoding methylglyoxal synthase — MKTVALIAHDQKKQLMLDFVREHLALLLPHSLLATATTGRRLRDELNLNVHTYLSGPLGGDQQIGARIAAGEVDLVIFLRDPLTAQPHEPDITALLRVCDVHNVPVATNLAGADLLVRAVLGNR, encoded by the coding sequence ATGAAAACTGTCGCTTTAATCGCTCATGACCAGAAAAAACAGTTAATGCTGGATTTTGTCCGCGAGCATTTAGCTCTTTTATTGCCCCACTCTCTGCTGGCTACTGCTACCACAGGCCGTCGTTTGCGTGACGAACTTAATTTGAACGTGCACACGTATTTATCTGGCCCCCTGGGCGGGGACCAACAGATTGGCGCTCGCATCGCCGCTGGCGAAGTAGACCTGGTAATCTTCCTGCGGGATCCCTTGACTGCCCAGCCGCACGAACCCGACATTACAGCCCTCTTGCGCGTCTGTGACGTCCACAACGTTCCTGTTGCCACCAATCTGGCCGGCGCAGATCTGCTTGTGCGCGCAGTTCTGGGAAATCGATAG
- the glpB gene encoding anaerobic glycerol-3-phosphate dehydrogenase subunit GlpB: protein MKSDVIVIGSGMAGLIAAAAAAQRGKKTTLLSKGAGTLVIGGGIVDILGYTEAGKAILNPGAAVAQAKEDHPYAKLRLENVKQAVGFLQGICEQEGYAYVGDLEHNQWVPTAAGTLKPTCLVPRTMDASRLCEAKEIVVVGLKGLKDYPTELISKGLERLFGANAKVTQVEIALSVEDGRDVTALDMARWLDSKAGLEECAAKLRQVVKTGATLIMPPVLGTKPSYYAFETLQEATGCHIIETSSMPPAVTGLRLRKALLAYAKRQGVTIVDNAEAVRADVKSGRCTAIFTQSFGREHCYEAAEVIVATGGLYGGGLVAEPNVIQERIFGLPIGAPEQSELWGIQELFSPGGQPFAKFGVVVDDTLRPVDAAGTVLLENVRFAGRNLAGYDFSYEKSGNGVALASGYCAGMTV, encoded by the coding sequence ATGAAAAGTGATGTAATTGTAATCGGCAGCGGCATGGCCGGACTGATTGCCGCCGCAGCCGCAGCGCAGCGAGGCAAAAAAACGACGCTTTTGAGCAAAGGCGCGGGTACATTGGTCATCGGCGGCGGAATCGTCGACATTCTCGGCTATACTGAAGCAGGCAAAGCCATTTTGAATCCTGGGGCGGCAGTGGCGCAAGCGAAGGAAGATCATCCTTATGCTAAGCTGCGCCTGGAGAATGTCAAGCAGGCAGTCGGATTTCTGCAGGGGATTTGCGAGCAAGAAGGCTACGCTTATGTGGGCGACCTAGAACACAACCAGTGGGTGCCCACAGCAGCAGGAACGTTGAAACCTACCTGTCTGGTACCTCGGACCATGGACGCCAGCCGACTTTGCGAAGCTAAGGAAATTGTCGTCGTAGGCCTGAAAGGCTTGAAAGACTATCCAACGGAACTCATCAGTAAAGGGTTGGAACGACTATTTGGAGCTAATGCCAAAGTAACACAGGTGGAAATCGCCTTGTCTGTGGAAGATGGCCGCGATGTTACTGCTTTGGACATGGCTCGCTGGTTAGACAGCAAAGCGGGGTTGGAAGAATGCGCCGCTAAGTTGCGCCAAGTCGTTAAAACCGGCGCTACACTGATTATGCCTCCGGTTTTAGGTACAAAGCCTTCTTACTATGCTTTTGAAACCTTGCAGGAAGCGACGGGATGCCATATTATCGAAACTTCGTCCATGCCGCCGGCTGTGACCGGTTTGCGGCTGCGCAAGGCGCTTTTGGCTTATGCTAAACGGCAGGGCGTGACCATTGTGGATAATGCCGAAGCGGTGAGGGCGGATGTGAAGAGCGGACGCTGCACAGCTATCTTTACCCAAAGCTTCGGGCGGGAACATTGCTACGAAGCGGCCGAAGTCATTGTGGCTACCGGCGGTTTGTATGGAGGCGGTTTGGTTGCCGAACCCAACGTCATTCAAGAACGTATCTTCGGTCTGCCTATAGGAGCTCCGGAACAGTCCGAATTATGGGGGATTCAAGAGTTGTTTTCTCCTGGCGGTCAGCCATTTGCCAAGTTTGGCGTTGTCGTAGACGACACGCTGCGTCCAGTAGATGCCGCCGGTACGGTGTTGCTGGAAAATGTGCGTTTTGCGGGACGCAATTTGGCAGGGTATGACTTCAGCTATGAAAAATCAGGCAATGGCGTGGCGCTGGCAAGCGGCTACTGCGCCGGCATGACGGTGTGA
- a CDS encoding metalloregulator ArsR/SmtB family transcription factor — translation MDEIVTRLTAEFLKAMAHPVRIKVLKLLSEQEQCVCDLVETIGIEQSNLSQHLSVLKKQGIIESHKNGTKVIYNLVYPPAVDIVDTVGQVLRAQIFQSQTLLEHL, via the coding sequence ATGGATGAAATAGTAACCAGATTAACCGCGGAATTCCTTAAGGCAATGGCGCACCCGGTGCGGATTAAAGTGCTCAAGTTGTTATCCGAGCAAGAACAATGCGTATGTGATTTGGTGGAAACGATCGGTATTGAACAGTCGAATCTATCGCAACACCTAAGTGTGTTGAAGAAACAAGGAATTATCGAGTCCCACAAAAACGGTACCAAAGTAATTTACAATTTGGTTTATCCTCCTGCAGTTGATATTGTGGACACAGTAGGGCAGGTTTTGCGGGCACAGATTTTTCAGAGCCAGACATTGCTGGAACATTTGTAA